Proteins co-encoded in one Dasypus novemcinctus isolate mDasNov1 chromosome 18, mDasNov1.1.hap2, whole genome shotgun sequence genomic window:
- the LRFN3 gene encoding leucine-rich repeat and fibronectin type-III domain-containing protein 3 → MAILPLLLCLLPLAPASSPPQPATSSPCPRRCRCQTQSLPLSVLCPGAGLLFVPPSLDRRAAELRLADNFIAAVRRRDLANMTGLLHLSLSRNTIRHVAAGAFADLRALRALHLDGNRLTSLGEGQLRGLVNLRHLILSNNQLAALAAGALDDCAETLEDLDLSYNNLEQLPWEALGRLGNVNTLGLDHNLLASVPAGAFSRLHKLARLDMTSNRLTTIPPDPLFSRLPLLARPRGSPASALVLAFGGNPLHCNCELVWLRRLAREDDLEACASPPALGGRYFWAVGEEEFVCEPPVVTHRSPPQAVPAGRPAALRCRAVGDPEPRVRWVSPQGRLLGNSSRARAFPNGTLELLVTEPGDGGIFTCIAANAAGEATAAVELTVGPPPPPQLANSTSCDPPRDGDPDALTPPSAASASAKVADTAPPTDRGVQVTEHGATAALVQWPDQRPIPGIRMYQIQYNSSADDILVYRMIPADSRSFLLTDLASGRTYDLCVLAVYEDGATGLTATRPVGCARFSTEPALQPCGVPHAPFLGGTMIIALGGVIVASVLVFIFVLLMRYKVHGGQLPGKAKASAPVSSVCSQTNGALGPAPAPPAPEPAGPRGHTVVQLDCEPWGSSHEPAGP, encoded by the exons ATGGCCATCCTCCCGCTGCTCCTTTGCCTGCTGCCGCTGGCCCCGGCCTCGTCTCCACCCCAGCCAGCCACATCCAGCCCGTGTCCCCGCCGCTGCCGCTGCCAGACACAGTCGCTGCCCCTGAGCGTGCTGTGCCCAGGGGCGGGCCTCCTCTTTGTGCCACCCTCGCTAGACCGCCGGGCAGCCGAGCTGCGCCTGGCGGACAACTTCATCGCAGCCGTGCGCCGCCGCGACCTGGCCAATATGACGGGCCTGCTGCACCTGAGCTTGTCACGTAACACCATCCGCCACGTGGCAGCCGGTGCCTTCGCTGACCTCCGTGCCCTGCGCGCCTTGCACCTCGACGGCAACCGGCTGACCTCGCTGGGCGAGGGTCAGCTGCGTGGCCTGGTCAACTTGCGCCACCTCATCCTGAGCAACAACCAGCTGGCAGCCCTGGCGGCCGGTGCCCTGGACGACTGTGCCGAGACACTTGAGGATCTCGACCTCTCCTACAACAACCTTGAGCAGCTGCCCTGGGAGGCTTTGGGCCGCCTGGGCAACGTCAACACACTGGGCCTCGACCACAACCTGCTGGCTTCGGTGCCTGCCGGCGCCTTCTCCCGCCTGCACAAGCTGGCACGTCTGGACATGACCTCCAACCGCCTGACCACCATCCCGCCCGACCCACTCTTCTCCCGCCTCCCGCTGCTTGCCCGGCCCCGCGGCTCACCCGCCTCTGCCCTGGTGCTGGCCTTCGGCGGGAACCCCCTGCACTGCAACTGTGAGCTGGTGTGGCTGCGGCGGCTGGCGCGGGAGGACGACCTCGAGGCCTGCGCCTCACCACCTGCCCTGGGTGGCCGCTACTTCTGGGCGGTGGGTGAGGAGGAGTTTGTGTGCGAGCCGCCCGTGGTGACTCACCGCTCACCGCCCCAGGCAGTGCCTGCAGGTCGGCCAGCCGCCCTGCGCTGCCGGGCCGTGGGGGACCCTGAGCCCCGCGTGCGGTGGGTGTCACCCCAGGGCCGGCTGCTGGGCAACTCGAGCCGTGCCCGGGCTTTCCCTAATGGGACACTGGAGCTGCTGGTCACCGAGCCGGGCGATGGTGGCATCTTCACCTGCATTGCAGCCAATGCCGCTGGTGAGGCCACGGCTGCCGTTGAGCTGACTGTGGGGCCCCCGCCACCTCCCCAATTGGCCAACAGCACCAGCTGTGACCCCCCGCGGGACGGGGATCCTGATGCCCTCACCCCGCCCTCCGCCGCCTCCGCCTCTGCCAAGGTGGCTGACACTGCACCCCCCACTGACCGTGGCGTCCAGGTGACTGAGCACGGGGCCACAGCTGCCCTCGTCCAGTGGCCAGACCAGCGGCCTATCCCAGGCATCCGCATGTACCAGATCCAGTACAACAGTTCGGCCGACGACATCCTTGTCTACAG GATGATCCCGGCTGACAGCCGCTCCTTCCTGTTGACGGACCTGGCGTCAGGCCGGACCTACGACCTGTGCGTGCTGGCGGTGTACGAGGACGGTGCCACGGGGCTGACGGCCACGCGGCCGGTGGGCTGCGCCCGCTTCTCCACGGAGCCCGCGCTGCAGCCGTGCGGCGTCCCGCACGCGCCCTTCCTGGGCGGCACCATGATCATCGCGCTGGGCGGCGTCATCGTGGCCTCGGTGCTGGTCTTCATCTTCGTGCTGCTCATGCGCTACAAGGTGCATGGCGGCCAGCTGCCCGGCAAGGCCAAGGCCTCGGCGCCCGTCAGCAGCGTTTGCTCCCAGACCAACGGCGCCCTGgggcccgcgcccgccccgcccgccccggaGCCTGCCGGGCCCAGGGGCCACACCGTGGTCCAGCTGGACTGCGAGCCCTGGGGGTCCAGCCACGAACCCGCGGGGCCCTAG